AAGCGCCCGTCGCGCACCATGTCCTCCAGGTTGAGGTTGGTGGCGGCAAGAATCCGCACATCGGCCCGGCGGGTCACCGGGTCACCGACGCGTTCGTATTCCTTGTCCTGGATGAAGCGCAGCAGCTTGGGCTGCAGGGTCAGGGGAAAGTCGCCGATCTCATCGAGGAACAGGGTGCCGCCGTCGGCCTGATTGACCCGGCCCAGGGTGCTTTCGCTGGCCCCGGTGAACGCCCCGCGGCTGTGGCCGAACAGCTCGCTTTCCATCAGTTCGGCGGTCAGGGACGGGCAGTTGATGGTCACGCAGGACTTCTTCGCCCGCTTGCTCCAGCCGTGGATGGCCCGTGCCAGCTCGCCCTTGCCGGTGCCCGATTCACCGAGAATCAGAATGTTGGCGTCGGTGCCGGCCACCTGGCGCGCGGTTTCCAGCACCACTTTCATGGCCGGGCTGTGGGAGTCCAGGCCGTCCTTGGGCTTGCGTACTTCACCTTCCAGGGCTTCCAGACGCGCCGAGAGCTGGCGCACTTCCAGTTGCTTGGCGGTGGCCAGGCGCAGTTGATCGGGGCTGCAGGGCTTGACCAGGTAATCGGCGGCACCGGCCTGGATCGCATCCACCGCGGTATCCACGGCGGAGTGGGCGGTGACGATCACCACCCGCATCCAGGGCGCCTGGGTGCGCATCTGCGCCAGCAC
This genomic stretch from Pseudomonas sp. Os17 harbors:
- the algB gene encoding sigma-54-dependent response regulator transcription factor AlgB; translation: MESAPENQGRILLVDDESAILRTFRYCLEDEGYTVATANSAAQADALLQRQVFDLCFLDLRLGEDNGLDVLAQMRTQAPWMRVVIVTAHSAVDTAVDAIQAGAADYLVKPCSPDQLRLATAKQLEVRQLSARLEALEGEVRKPKDGLDSHSPAMKVVLETARQVAGTDANILILGESGTGKGELARAIHGWSKRAKKSCVTINCPSLTAELMESELFGHSRGAFTGASESTLGRVNQADGGTLFLDEIGDFPLTLQPKLLRFIQDKEYERVGDPVTRRADVRILAATNLNLEDMVRDGRFREDLLYRLNVITLHLPPLRERSEDILTLADRFLARFVKEYSRPARGFCDEAREALLNYRWPGNIRELRNVVERASIICPQERVEIIHLGMAEQPTNNAPRIGAALSLDELEKAHIGAVLATSDTLDQAAKTLGIDASTLYRKRKQYNL